One Sulfolobus sp. S-194 DNA segment encodes these proteins:
- a CDS encoding protein kinase, protein MRIINKKLFYSSLANLFLILIFSIGFHKELLGLISIPFSILSSTNRKYLKIALVLAFLSSILEFPAIEYPLALLLSFVVLFNFFVGTLIVSITDLVFLLTFLGYEIVRVPLSSFLLIPLATTSAYIGFLCVRALKGLDYNVITFKVQGLPSGTTWYLTFNNGTYPVIGDYAEIIADKGTWVICPIKVGNQYYVPDRYVGEAVGGDIINIKFTKVTSIDTIKYPECIITFTGRNIPTDIILKIDGKKYSGKEVTIFPPTASVNWFAEDIVIGDLLFEPKVKSGVASRGQRVEIEFEPKLIRKKSQFDVYNWDPMNWIGENVYGYRISEIIGEGGGSYVLKGEKDNKFYAIKVLKVQPSKSQTVALRDFIDLFKESNSLIELSNHEGLVKLFGIFIDVNQIGSIMRGDGETYLRYPPSIVMEFMEGGTVKDLLRFYYADKEWYDLVRIILLRVSLALSHIHKSGYVHLDIKPQNIFFSETLPNNISDILSFLSIKPQVIRLGDLGSTTKIGGKIMQITPEYSSPKQIENAILGLGATTDMDIFSFGILAYHLLTGGKVSPTAKLIDEAIELYNNNRIKDALLKIDEAKKVLENWNIDLPFGVSSHLEEIVKGCIKGKINSMDEVIKKLS, encoded by the coding sequence ATGAGAATAATTAACAAGAAGCTTTTTTATTCTTCATTAGCAAATTTATTTCTCATTCTCATCTTTAGTATAGGTTTCCATAAAGAATTACTAGGATTAATTTCAATCCCTTTCTCAATCCTTTCATCCACTAATAGAAAATACCTTAAAATAGCCCTTGTATTAGCATTTCTATCCAGCATTTTAGAGTTTCCAGCGATAGAGTATCCATTAGCATTACTGTTATCATTTGTAGTATTATTTAATTTCTTCGTAGGTACTCTTATAGTTTCAATTACTGACCTTGTATTTCTATTAACCTTTTTAGGTTACGAAATAGTTAGAGTTCCATTAAGTTCTTTCCTTTTAATCCCTCTAGCGACAACTTCAGCTTATATTGGTTTTCTATGTGTGAGAGCATTAAAAGGCTTAGATTATAATGTTATCACATTTAAAGTCCAAGGGCTCCCAAGCGGTACTACTTGGTATTTAACATTTAATAATGGCACTTATCCTGTTATCGGGGATTATGCAGAGATTATTGCAGATAAGGGAACATGGGTAATTTGCCCAATAAAGGTCGGAAACCAATACTACGTCCCAGACAGATATGTCGGTGAAGCCGTAGGTGGTGATATCATAAACATAAAATTTACTAAGGTAACGTCTATAGACACTATTAAATATCCAGAGTGCATAATTACTTTTACTGGGAGAAACATACCAACCGATATTATACTGAAGATAGATGGTAAGAAATACTCTGGAAAAGAAGTAACAATTTTCCCTCCAACAGCTAGTGTAAATTGGTTTGCAGAAGATATAGTCATTGGTGACCTACTATTTGAACCGAAGGTTAAATCTGGAGTAGCAAGTAGAGGGCAGAGAGTGGAAATAGAATTTGAACCCAAATTAATAAGGAAAAAAAGCCAATTTGATGTTTACAACTGGGACCCTATGAATTGGATTGGAGAGAACGTATACGGATATAGAATTTCAGAAATTATAGGTGAAGGTGGGGGTAGTTACGTTTTAAAGGGAGAGAAAGATAACAAGTTTTATGCGATAAAGGTTCTAAAAGTACAGCCCTCAAAATCCCAAACAGTAGCCCTTAGAGATTTCATCGATTTATTTAAGGAGTCAAATAGCTTGATTGAGCTGAGCAATCATGAGGGTTTGGTTAAGCTATTCGGTATTTTTATAGATGTTAATCAAATAGGAAGCATAATGCGCGGAGACGGTGAAACGTATTTAAGATACCCACCTTCTATTGTAATGGAATTTATGGAAGGTGGTACGGTTAAAGATCTTCTGAGGTTTTATTACGCGGATAAAGAGTGGTATGATTTGGTTAGAATTATCCTTCTTAGAGTTTCCTTAGCATTGTCTCATATTCATAAGTCTGGATATGTGCACTTAGATATAAAACCACAGAACATATTTTTTTCTGAAACATTACCTAACAATATTTCTGATATTCTTTCTTTCCTTTCAATAAAACCACAAGTAATAAGATTAGGTGATTTGGGTTCAACAACAAAAATTGGTGGAAAAATTATGCAAATTACCCCAGAATATAGTTCACCTAAACAGATAGAAAATGCAATTTTAGGCTTAGGGGCGACAACTGATATGGATATTTTCTCCTTCGGAATACTTGCATATCATTTACTTACAGGAGGTAAAGTAAGTCCTACAGCAAAACTAATTGATGAGGCAATTGAGTTATATAACAACAATAGGATAAAGGATGCATTATTAAAAATTGATGAGGCAAAGAAAGTGTTAGAAAATTGGAACATAGATTTACCTTTTGGTGTATCATCACACCTAGAAGAGATCGTTAAAGGCTGTATAAAAGGAAAAATAAACAGTATGGATGAAGTAATTAAAAAACTTAGCTAA
- a CDS encoding MFS transporter, protein MDKENFLLILSSSLNGVIWGANTIVIALYFKSLGLSPLLIGEILSGSIIVSTFLSLLWGVLSDAYGRKKFFFVSRGLSTLSYFLLLFTPFAYLFANQGYGLIASIIAEKSKDLDRDMAYRTSLNTLFSIVGSLLPVVLTYREIIITDFIIVVITTFMLIPVREKYRGTRVISLKISSFKFLGKLSTEAIIGLGAGILLPMMSLWFNLKFGVSASSLSPIYAISEFSLAIGLLFSPYLGKLMGRIRAIFITHLIAIFILFLIPFSSNILIAGSLYVLRNTLMNLSSPLMSSFVMKAIREEERGRVNSMLQLLDAVPRSIGPSFTGYLFELGSLSLPFFITGTLYLLATLLFYYFFKDVKI, encoded by the coding sequence ATGGATAAGGAGAATTTTTTATTGATTTTATCTTCATCACTTAATGGCGTTATATGGGGAGCAAATACAATAGTAATTGCATTGTACTTTAAGTCCCTAGGCTTATCACCATTATTAATCGGCGAGATATTAAGCGGTTCAATTATTGTTAGCACCTTTTTATCCTTATTATGGGGAGTCTTGAGTGATGCGTATGGAAGAAAAAAGTTCTTCTTTGTTTCTAGGGGATTAAGTACATTGTCTTACTTTCTTCTACTCTTTACTCCTTTTGCATATCTATTTGCAAATCAAGGTTACGGATTAATTGCTTCAATAATTGCTGAGAAATCAAAAGATCTCGATAGAGATATGGCATACAGAACATCTCTCAATACTCTTTTTTCGATTGTAGGATCATTACTTCCCGTGGTCTTAACTTATAGGGAAATAATTATTACTGACTTTATAATTGTGGTAATAACAACATTTATGTTAATTCCAGTGAGGGAAAAATACAGAGGGACGAGAGTTATCTCGTTAAAGATTTCTTCATTTAAATTTCTCGGAAAACTATCAACTGAAGCAATAATTGGACTAGGTGCGGGAATTTTATTGCCTATGATGTCCTTATGGTTTAACCTAAAATTCGGAGTTTCTGCTTCGTCCCTTTCCCCAATATATGCTATTTCAGAATTCTCCTTAGCAATAGGTCTTCTCTTCTCTCCATATCTAGGTAAATTAATGGGGAGAATAAGAGCAATTTTCATCACTCACTTAATAGCTATATTCATTTTATTTCTAATACCTTTCTCTTCAAACATTCTTATTGCTGGATCATTATACGTATTAAGAAACACACTAATGAATTTAAGCTCCCCATTGATGAGCTCTTTTGTTATGAAAGCTATTAGAGAAGAAGAAAGAGGTAGGGTTAATAGTATGTTACAGCTATTAGATGCTGTTCCACGCTCAATAGGACCTAGTTTTACAGGGTATTTATTCGAATTAGGCAGCCTTTCCTTACCTTTCTTTATAACTGGAACGCTTTATTTATTGGCAACTTTGTTGTTTTACTACTTTTTTAAGGACGTTAAGATATAA
- a CDS encoding ABC transporter ATP-binding protein, whose translation MSENELIIIENLKKIYKIKNMEFPALRGINLKIYKGEFLGIAGPSGSGKTTLLDMIGLLDSPTEGRIIIDKKDVTKFNEDERAVFRRKNIGFVFQSYNLISYLTVLENVELALAAAGYPGSKRREKAEEILSMIPGMIELKNKKPTELSAGQQQRVAIARALANDPKILIADEPTANLDSKTGEAIVELLRKLNEEKGVTIVMATHDPMMMKYVDRLVYIRDGLIEKEVIQK comes from the coding sequence ATGAGTGAGAATGAACTCATAATAATTGAGAACTTAAAGAAAATTTATAAAATAAAGAACATGGAGTTTCCCGCCTTACGTGGTATTAACCTAAAGATTTATAAGGGAGAATTTTTGGGTATAGCCGGTCCTTCTGGATCCGGCAAAACAACATTGCTAGATATGATAGGATTATTAGATTCGCCCACAGAAGGAAGGATCATAATAGATAAAAAAGATGTAACTAAGTTCAATGAGGATGAAAGAGCTGTCTTCAGAAGGAAAAACATTGGGTTTGTATTTCAGTCTTACAACTTAATTTCTTATTTAACTGTCTTAGAAAACGTTGAATTAGCACTAGCTGCTGCAGGATATCCAGGCAGTAAAAGAAGAGAAAAAGCTGAGGAAATATTATCTATGATCCCTGGGATGATAGAGCTTAAAAATAAAAAACCAACCGAACTGTCAGCTGGGCAACAGCAAAGAGTAGCTATAGCTAGGGCGTTAGCTAATGATCCTAAAATTCTAATAGCCGATGAGCCTACAGCAAACCTTGACTCTAAAACTGGAGAAGCAATAGTAGAGTTACTCAGAAAGCTAAATGAGGAAAAAGGAGTTACAATAGTAATGGCAACTCATGATCCTATGATGATGAAGTACGTAGATAGACTTGTATACATAAGAGACGGGCTTATTGAAAAAGAGGTGATTCAAAAATGA
- a CDS encoding ABC transporter permease, with the protein MKANDIVWLAYKGLISRKAIAILAIIAVLIGVASVTILVAFTQGVSQSILSIVESLGPKTILVLPARGEVLTQATIVSLESLPDIEAVYPVVSGFGTINIEGQSMGVTIVGINNLSALLGQILLTSGTVYPPVATPEAVIGSQVSNPLPGVFITPGDTITVQIGRDESVPIEVVGVLSPSGANPLSNSETSIFLPLSEAMAILNRTTYSEIIIEADSVNNVNTVATLIQDIYGNEISVITVQQLINTVSTITGGFSFLLISVASISLFVGAIGIMGIMLSRVYQRTREIGIMKTVGLTTKDVLLVFLTESGIIGLLGGIAGILVGLIGTSFFDIISSFANSSPNSGGAGFGRGFGRGASSISAFTFKPIISIEAIVIALAVAIVVSLVAGIYPAWKASKLTVIEAIRRD; encoded by the coding sequence ATGAAAGCAAATGATATAGTTTGGTTAGCATACAAGGGTTTAATATCAAGGAAGGCTATTGCTATTTTAGCTATAATTGCAGTCTTAATAGGAGTTGCTAGCGTCACTATCCTAGTAGCCTTTACTCAAGGAGTCAGTCAATCAATTCTATCAATAGTTGAATCATTAGGTCCTAAAACTATTTTGGTTTTACCAGCTAGAGGTGAAGTATTAACACAAGCTACAATAGTTAGCCTCGAGAGTTTACCAGATATAGAAGCGGTTTACCCAGTTGTTAGCGGTTTCGGGACAATAAATATTGAAGGACAAAGTATGGGAGTTACGATCGTAGGAATTAATAACCTATCAGCGTTATTAGGCCAGATATTATTAACATCTGGTACTGTATATCCGCCAGTTGCAACGCCAGAGGCAGTTATTGGATCTCAAGTATCTAATCCTTTACCCGGAGTATTTATAACACCCGGTGATACTATAACAGTACAAATTGGAAGAGATGAGTCGGTACCTATAGAGGTAGTAGGTGTTTTATCTCCTTCTGGTGCAAACCCTTTATCTAATTCTGAGACATCAATATTCTTACCACTAAGTGAAGCAATGGCTATCTTAAATAGAACAACATACAGTGAAATAATTATAGAGGCTGACAGTGTTAATAACGTAAACACTGTTGCAACGTTAATTCAAGATATTTATGGTAATGAGATTAGTGTAATTACAGTCCAGCAACTTATTAATACGGTATCAACGATAACTGGCGGATTTAGCTTCTTACTTATTTCAGTAGCCTCAATATCACTATTTGTAGGAGCTATAGGAATAATGGGTATAATGCTGAGTAGAGTCTATCAGAGGACTAGGGAAATAGGAATAATGAAAACTGTAGGTTTAACTACTAAGGATGTATTACTTGTTTTCCTTACAGAGTCTGGAATAATTGGATTATTAGGCGGAATTGCGGGAATCCTAGTCGGTTTAATTGGTACATCATTCTTTGACATTATCTCATCTTTTGCAAATAGTTCACCTAATAGTGGAGGAGCTGGATTTGGAAGAGGGTTCGGAAGAGGTGCTAGTTCTATATCAGCATTTACCTTTAAGCCTATAATATCTATTGAAGCTATTGTAATAGCTTTGGCTGTAGCCATAGTAGTAAGCTTAGTAGCTGGCATTTATCCAGCTTGGAAAGCATCAAAACTCACAGTAATTGAGGCTATTAGAAGGGACTAA
- a CDS encoding PQQ-binding-like beta-propeller repeat protein, with amino-acid sequence MKRNKTILGLLALVLIVTASAILVSKSQFFDATPSSQVFIYTEYNGTYFPYTVKVVYYPGNMSNANMSMPTIWPVTNSQQDHNAVVQTSCKAILQGVNWDLPAAQIAGGVSIPLTTPPTQLPGANVMGVKKALVMLTQMVGQPLGVTLADNLLFVEMDSLPGSVFAINPVTGEIVWYATGLASYAMNNPIVWNGIVFVTVGDVGFNFANFVHYEKGQYDQIVRGMGYGAIYAFNATDGRLIWMRFTMGEAMPAPAVYNGILAYTTGAGCFVGVNASTGQVIWMDRFAGLFASMSSVNYYVLPNGTPLFIGGFTSLSKPYGLLIAVNGYNGEEVWNATLPAPNEPYNTGMGDVPPAVSQKYGIVVQSTVANAEPNGTVDTMLLAVNATNGKVLWVTNLGRGYTPPAFKGGIPLIMGDTVYVGIPSLGSVAAVNLLNGSILWKARLPDLQIPPSYPGGPRGSPTYYHGLLWIAAGQYIYVLNPHNGKIITMYYVGGRFGIVNPVIAGGTMYLANSYGWVIALPLSQIFADWMNY; translated from the coding sequence ATGAAAAGAAATAAAACAATATTGGGACTTCTTGCATTAGTACTAATCGTAACGGCAAGTGCAATATTAGTTAGCAAAAGTCAATTTTTTGATGCTACTCCTTCATCCCAGGTTTTCATTTACACTGAATATAATGGTACATATTTCCCATATACAGTGAAAGTAGTTTACTACCCCGGAAACATGAGTAATGCTAATATGAGTATGCCGACTATATGGCCAGTAACTAACTCACAACAAGATCATAACGCAGTAGTCCAAACATCTTGTAAAGCAATACTACAAGGTGTAAACTGGGATCTTCCTGCAGCACAAATAGCTGGAGGTGTCTCAATTCCGTTAACAACTCCACCAACCCAATTACCAGGAGCTAATGTAATGGGTGTAAAGAAAGCATTAGTAATGCTAACCCAAATGGTAGGTCAACCATTAGGAGTGACTTTAGCTGATAATTTACTATTTGTAGAGATGGACAGTTTACCGGGAAGTGTATTCGCAATAAACCCCGTTACCGGAGAAATAGTTTGGTATGCAACTGGACTAGCAAGTTACGCAATGAATAACCCAATAGTTTGGAACGGAATAGTTTTCGTTACTGTGGGCGATGTTGGATTTAATTTCGCCAATTTTGTGCATTATGAAAAAGGTCAATATGACCAGATTGTGAGAGGAATGGGTTATGGTGCTATTTACGCATTTAATGCAACTGATGGCAGATTAATATGGATGAGGTTTACCATGGGAGAAGCGATGCCAGCACCAGCAGTGTATAACGGAATTTTAGCTTATACAACCGGTGCAGGTTGTTTTGTAGGAGTTAATGCATCTACTGGGCAAGTAATATGGATGGATAGATTTGCCGGATTATTTGCTAGCATGAGTAGCGTAAACTACTATGTTTTACCAAACGGCACACCGTTATTTATTGGAGGATTTACCTCATTATCAAAACCTTATGGATTACTAATAGCTGTAAATGGGTATAATGGAGAAGAAGTTTGGAATGCTACATTACCAGCACCAAATGAACCTTATAATACTGGTATGGGAGACGTACCACCAGCAGTATCTCAAAAATACGGAATAGTTGTACAAAGTACTGTAGCAAATGCAGAACCAAACGGCACAGTTGATACAATGCTCTTAGCAGTAAATGCTACAAACGGTAAAGTTTTATGGGTTACAAACTTAGGTAGAGGATATACACCACCAGCATTTAAAGGAGGAATACCATTAATAATGGGAGATACTGTTTATGTAGGAATACCTTCACTAGGTAGTGTAGCAGCAGTTAACCTATTAAACGGCTCAATTCTATGGAAAGCTAGATTACCAGACTTACAAATACCACCATCATATCCTGGAGGACCTAGGGGTAGTCCGACGTACTATCACGGATTACTATGGATAGCTGCTGGACAGTATATTTATGTCTTAAATCCACACAACGGTAAAATAATTACAATGTATTATGTGGGAGGAAGATTTGGTATTGTAAATCCAGTAATTGCAGGAGGAACAATGTACTTAGCAAACTCTTATGGGTGGGTAATTGCATTACCACTAAGTCAAATATTCGCTGATTGGATGAATTATTAA
- the csa3 gene encoding CRISPR-associated CARF protein Csa3, which produces MILVVTLGFDEKFQIRALMRRFTDLEKVIIVGSFDDERAKKALESFESVLKSAQVNYELVEVDPHDFYDTIITITRKIINNNKGRRFVLNISGGMRILIIEVLFAFIFSGLEAEVEIESEDFNTVVSFRLSDMYPVHLTQDHLRILMSIKDGYTSVNSIHLRINLSLSTTWRRLKELREMGLIDDENKLTVKGELVIKMFNP; this is translated from the coding sequence ATGATATTAGTAGTTACTTTAGGATTTGATGAAAAATTTCAAATCAGAGCTCTAATGAGAAGGTTTACCGATTTAGAGAAAGTCATTATCGTAGGTTCTTTTGATGATGAAAGGGCTAAAAAGGCATTAGAGTCTTTCGAGAGCGTTTTGAAGAGTGCTCAAGTTAACTACGAGCTTGTTGAGGTTGATCCTCACGATTTTTATGATACAATTATTACCATTACTAGGAAGATTATAAACAATAATAAGGGAAGGAGATTTGTATTAAATATTAGTGGAGGTATGAGGATTTTAATTATAGAAGTTCTATTCGCTTTTATTTTTTCCGGTCTTGAGGCGGAAGTTGAAATTGAATCTGAAGATTTTAATACTGTGGTATCGTTCAGATTAAGCGATATGTACCCCGTGCACTTAACTCAAGACCACTTAAGAATCTTAATGTCAATTAAGGATGGTTATACTAGCGTTAATTCAATTCACTTACGTATTAATCTGTCTTTATCTACCACATGGAGAAGGCTAAAAGAACTGAGGGAGATGGGTTTGATAGACGATGAGAACAAATTAACTGTTAAAGGAGAACTGGTTATCAAAATGTTTAATCCTTAA
- a CDS encoding DUF1156 domain-containing protein, which translates to MDNLFIESDSFSSIISEIDRKASKEKGPGRPPFWEIVLWWGREPLLSARAFITAALLPEDFSIEEYKTMIRLDKDLPHKFNPEITESFRNSTFLDPFAGFGSFALEAKRLGFKKVIASDPIPTAYTFLKGVLVYPKYGQKLIKDIEKYGQDLIESLKDDIKELYGDYTGYVGSWEVKCPVCGNYTPLSFAWNLLELKRSGSESEGEEGEENTRVGTFRRIVYMKPIVENISFVLK; encoded by the coding sequence ATGGATAATTTGTTTATAGAGAGTGATAGCTTTTCGTCAATTATTTCGGAAATTGATAGAAAGGCCTCAAAAGAAAAAGGCCCAGGAAGGCCTCCATTTTGGGAAATAGTATTGTGGTGGGGTAGAGAGCCATTACTCTCAGCTAGAGCGTTTATAACAGCTGCATTACTCCCAGAAGATTTTAGCATTGAGGAATACAAGACAATGATAAGACTGGATAAGGATTTACCACACAAATTTAACCCAGAGATTACTGAGAGCTTCAGAAACTCTACCTTTTTAGATCCTTTCGCTGGATTTGGTTCCTTTGCATTAGAAGCAAAAAGGCTTGGATTTAAGAAAGTTATTGCTTCAGATCCTATACCCACTGCCTATACGTTTCTCAAAGGAGTGCTCGTATATCCAAAATATGGACAAAAACTCATAAAAGACATTGAAAAGTATGGCCAAGATTTGATAGAAAGCTTAAAGGATGACATTAAAGAACTTTATGGTGACTATACTGGATATGTGGGGTCTTGGGAAGTTAAGTGTCCAGTATGCGGAAATTATACTCCGTTATCTTTTGCCTGGAATTTATTGGAATTGAAGAGAAGTGGAAGCGAAAGCGAGGGAGAAGAAGGAGAGGAAAATACAAGAGTGGGGACTTTCAGAAGAATAGTTTATATGAAACCTATCGTGGAGAACATAAGCTTCGTATTAAAATAA
- a CDS encoding DUF1156 domain-containing protein yields MDKRLIESDKFSSIIPEIDKKAAKEKGPGRPPYWEMIFWWTRKPLISARAFIVASLLPENFDITEYKRIIRLNEDLPHKYQPITNGKFSNYTLLDPFAGFGSIPLEAKRLGLGKVIASELLPTAYVFLKAVLEYPKYGEKLLKDVEKYGKELIESIKEDVKELYQDNAGFVGTWEVKCPVCENYTPLVNQWWLLALKEGSNDDEEEEEEEVKSGAFRRLVYMEPIKEGNRIHIRVVDLNKELGVKKVRAKMAKDKVVIDGKEYRVPQGNVNAKSSSARCLYCNNVFPGKGEKWYVREAIKEWNSNYEKFLNGEITLEELWSSKARPRLLVKFKGESKDVVFEEITREDEKAFLSTFEKLREIDITKIPTEKATPYGTIVFSAWGIDRFYKLFNARQLLILARITEKLNQIRDKIEGDYEYKEVIMTYLAIAFLNHIRHNCMLTSIEPSRKIIREATGFRRFAFTWNWVEISPLANIIGSLPKSSEHIIEGLEYLIRTYSDSQVEVLQSDVNDLRLDPVDAIVTDPPYADDVPYPEVSDFYYVWLKRVFPLPYTTQWEEFVPRDIGVDEARKKAFGNGIGTYDYFRERLAKAFLNLSELLKSDGVLVTFYNHTSPEAWSSLLYAGWYYSKFRISTTHAITTEDETRITARGTISLDKSIVIVWRKRAEGTKHIQEVKKYTISSVSDWISANIKSLSLDTYIEVLGKVLSEFTKYEKLLGLKGEGIKAVEDLVSNHVFPTVVQSLIEGLSKGAGARIENPYSTFYVLVKALIPPSKTVRKLDKNALIFLNVSGNITKDNLLQNNIIKAEKDTIYLMEPENASDLNDKIQSFEMLDYVKSAISGSYNFSNPIQVLHYLEYIALKYPDKLQEEIIKLKEKTRFVDEALSIAKIFTKVLNEKDIEYEAACKIIGGCKEGIEKWVR; encoded by the coding sequence ATGGATAAGCGTCTTATTGAGAGTGACAAGTTCTCCTCCATTATTCCAGAAATTGATAAAAAAGCTGCGAAAGAGAAGGGACCTGGTAGACCTCCTTATTGGGAAATGATATTTTGGTGGACTAGAAAACCTTTAATTTCCGCAAGGGCTTTTATAGTTGCCTCTCTTTTACCTGAGAATTTTGATATTACAGAATATAAAAGGATTATAAGGCTGAATGAGGATCTTCCACACAAATACCAACCAATAACTAACGGTAAATTTTCTAACTATACACTTCTAGATCCATTCGCAGGATTTGGTTCAATTCCACTTGAAGCAAAAAGACTAGGATTGGGAAAAGTCATAGCATCAGAACTCCTACCTACCGCTTATGTTTTCTTGAAAGCAGTTCTTGAGTATCCTAAGTACGGAGAGAAACTCTTAAAGGATGTTGAAAAATACGGTAAAGAACTAATTGAAAGCATTAAGGAAGACGTGAAAGAACTCTATCAAGATAATGCGGGTTTTGTAGGCACATGGGAAGTTAAATGTCCAGTTTGCGAGAATTACACTCCTCTAGTAAACCAGTGGTGGTTACTAGCATTAAAAGAAGGAAGCAATGACGATGAAGAAGAGGAAGAAGAAGAAGTTAAATCTGGTGCGTTTCGGAGGCTGGTATACATGGAGCCAATAAAGGAAGGCAATAGGATCCATATTAGAGTAGTTGATTTAAACAAAGAACTAGGTGTGAAAAAAGTGAGGGCAAAAATGGCTAAGGATAAGGTAGTAATTGACGGAAAAGAGTATCGTGTACCCCAAGGTAATGTTAATGCAAAAAGCAGTAGTGCCAGGTGTTTATACTGTAATAACGTATTTCCAGGAAAGGGAGAGAAGTGGTATGTTAGAGAGGCTATTAAGGAATGGAATTCAAATTACGAGAAGTTCTTAAATGGCGAGATTACTTTAGAAGAATTATGGAGTTCTAAGGCTAGGCCTAGACTTTTGGTAAAGTTCAAAGGCGAATCTAAGGATGTGGTTTTTGAAGAAATTACCAGAGAGGATGAAAAAGCATTTTTGAGCACATTTGAAAAATTAAGGGAAATAGATATAACTAAAATACCCACGGAAAAAGCTACTCCTTACGGAACAATAGTTTTTTCAGCATGGGGCATAGATAGATTTTATAAATTATTTAATGCTAGGCAATTATTGATCCTTGCAAGGATAACTGAGAAGCTTAACCAGATAAGGGACAAAATAGAAGGAGATTATGAATATAAAGAAGTAATTATGACATACTTAGCTATAGCCTTTTTAAATCATATAAGGCATAATTGCATGCTAACCTCGATTGAACCTAGTAGGAAAATTATTAGAGAGGCTACCGGATTTAGGAGATTTGCATTCACATGGAATTGGGTTGAAATCTCCCCTTTAGCTAATATAATAGGTTCATTGCCTAAGAGTTCAGAACATATAATTGAAGGACTCGAATACTTAATACGAACCTACAGCGATTCGCAAGTTGAAGTCCTTCAATCAGATGTAAACGATTTAAGGCTTGATCCCGTTGATGCTATTGTTACTGATCCCCCTTATGCGGATGATGTACCATATCCTGAAGTAAGTGATTTCTACTATGTCTGGTTAAAGAGAGTGTTTCCATTACCATATACTACACAATGGGAAGAATTCGTACCAAGAGATATAGGAGTGGATGAGGCGAGAAAAAAAGCATTCGGAAACGGCATAGGTACTTATGATTACTTTAGGGAGAGACTGGCGAAGGCTTTCTTGAATCTTAGTGAATTATTAAAGAGTGATGGTGTACTGGTCACTTTTTACAACCACACTTCACCTGAGGCGTGGTCATCCTTACTTTATGCTGGTTGGTACTATTCGAAGTTCAGAATTTCAACAACTCATGCAATAACTACAGAGGACGAGACAAGAATAACTGCTAGAGGCACTATTTCCCTCGATAAATCCATTGTTATAGTTTGGAGAAAAAGAGCAGAAGGTACTAAACATATACAAGAAGTTAAGAAATACACTATCTCTTCAGTTTCAGATTGGATATCTGCAAATATTAAATCACTATCTTTAGATACATATATAGAAGTATTAGGTAAAGTGCTGTCAGAGTTTACTAAATATGAAAAACTATTAGGCTTAAAAGGAGAAGGAATAAAAGCAGTAGAAGATCTAGTCTCTAATCACGTCTTTCCAACAGTTGTTCAGTCCTTAATAGAAGGACTATCTAAGGGAGCTGGAGCTAGAATCGAAAACCCATACTCGACATTTTACGTTTTAGTCAAAGCATTAATTCCGCCCTCTAAAACAGTGAGGAAGTTAGACAAAAATGCCTTAATATTCTTAAACGTATCCGGAAATATTACTAAGGATAACCTACTTCAGAATAATATAATAAAAGCCGAAAAGGACACTATCTATTTGATGGAACCAGAAAATGCAAGTGACTTAAATGATAAAATACAATCATTTGAAATGCTAGATTACGTTAAATCTGCAATTTCAGGTAGTTATAATTTCTCTAATCCTATTCAAGTACTTCATTACTTAGAATATATAGCACTAAAATACCCAGATAAATTGCAGGAAGAAATTATTAAACTTAAAGAAAAGACACGATTTGTAGATGAGGCATTGTCAATTGCCAAAATATTTACTAAGGTACTCAATGAAAAAGATATTGAATATGAAGCTGCATGTAAGATTATAGGAGGTTGTAAAGAAGGAATTGAGAAATGGGTGAGGTAA